A segment of the Amycolatopsis thermophila genome:
ACGATGCGAAGCCGCAGGTTGCACGGACGTTGCCGGCGTCGCGTGCAACGTCGATGCAACGTGACGCCGCTTACGGTCCGGCCCGTGACTACTCCGAGCCAGGTGGACCTCGACCCGGGCCGGGACTACCCGCTCGCGGCGCGGCGCCCCGAACTGCTGAAGACCCCGACCGGAAAACGTCTCGACGAGCTCACCATGGACGCCGTGCTGGCCGGTGAGGTCGCCGCCGAGGACCTGCGCATCGCGCCGGAGACCCTGCGGTTGCAGGCCCAGATCGCCGACCGGATGGGCCGGCCGCAGCTCGCGCAGAACTTCCGCCGCGCCGCGGAACTGACCGCGCTGCCCGACGAGCTGGTGCTGTCGATCTACAACTCGCTCCGCCCG
Coding sequences within it:
- a CDS encoding diol dehydratase small subunit; the encoded protein is MTTPSQVDLDPGRDYPLAARRPELLKTPTGKRLDELTMDAVLAGEVAAEDLRIAPETLRLQAQIADRMGRPQLAQNFRRAAELTALPDELVLSIYNSLRPRASTKQQLIDIADELEGTYSATMCARLVREAADVYERRDILARGEDGR